From the genome of Carnobacterium viridans:
ACGTCTACTCAGTAAGAGGAAAAATCGAAGAAAGAGGTGCTTAGAAATGTCAATTTCTAAAGAACGCAAAAATGAGATCATCAAAGAATACGCAATCCACGAAGGAGATACAGGTTCTCCCGAAGTACAAATTGCTGTATTAACAGCTGAAATCAATCATTTAAACGAACATGCACGTGTTCACAAAAAAGACCACCATTCTTACCGTGGACTTATGAAAAAAATTGGTCACCGTCGTAACTTGCTTGCGTACCTACGCAACAAAGATATTACTCGTTACCGTGAATTGATTCAAAGATTAGGTCTACGTCGTTAATTTTTCGTAGTCTATTTAGAAGCGAGGTTCTAACGAATCTCGCTTCATTTTGTTTATAAAAGAAAAAGCTGTTTATTTTGTTGTCCATCCTACTATACAAATGTGAGTATTTAATTTGCTTAAATGCTGACATTTGTTTAGTAGCCTGTTTGGAAAAACGAATAAAAGCTTTAATAAAAGGAGAAATGCACACAATGACAGAGAAACAAGTTTTTACTAAAGAATGGGCAGGTCGTACATTAGAAATAGAAGTTGGACAATTAGCAAAACAAGCTAATGGTGCAGTATTGATTCGCTATAACGATACTGTAGTATTATCTGCAGCAGTAGCTAGCAAAAAAGCGAAAGACGTAGATTTCTTTCCTTTAACAGTAAATTACGATGAAAAAATGTATTCAGTTGGTAAGATCCCAGGTGGTTTTATTAAGAGAGAAGCTCGCCCAAGTGAAACAGCTACTTTAACAGCTCGATTAATTGACCGTCCGATTCGTCCGATGTTTGCAGAAGGATTTCGTAATGAAGTTCAAATTACAAATACCGTGATGTCTGTAGATCAAAATTGTTCACCCGCTTTTTCGGCGATGTTTGGTTCTTCTTTATCACTTGCTATTTCAGATATTCCATTTAACGGACCGATTGCAAGTGTTGATGTAGGCCGCGTAGACGGAGAATACATCATTAATCCAACTCTTGAACAAGAAGCATTATCAGACATTCATTTAACAGTTGCAGGAACTAAAGATGCCATTAACATGGTTGAAAGTGGAGCCGCTGAAGTTTCAGAAGAAGATATGCTTGGTGCTTTAATGTTTGGTCATAAAGCCATTCAAGAATTAGTTGCTTTCCAAGAAGAAATTGTA
Proteins encoded in this window:
- the rpsO gene encoding 30S ribosomal protein S15, translating into MSISKERKNEIIKEYAIHEGDTGSPEVQIAVLTAEINHLNEHARVHKKDHHSYRGLMKKIGHRRNLLAYLRNKDITRYRELIQRLGLRR